One genomic region from Sphingobacterium sp. UGAL515B_05 encodes:
- a CDS encoding DUF1896 domain-containing protein, whose product MKKHNQDYSYYQLKLQDHIDSSFPERSADTNFIEQRARWAANAYDGAFRAGNPIDECNEIADGILYEGLHFSKFDSLFEVLSYEFSDVFDELDYRDFALKILPKCQECFDHYELTDDFAYTTDYDLLYTELTGFIAIWIEQNGIR is encoded by the coding sequence ATGAAAAAGCATAACCAGGACTATTCCTATTACCAATTAAAGTTGCAGGATCACATTGATTCAAGTTTTCCTGAAAGATCTGCTGATACAAATTTTATTGAGCAGCGCGCCAGGTGGGCAGCAAACGCATACGATGGCGCATTTAGGGCAGGCAATCCTATTGATGAATGTAATGAGATCGCCGACGGTATTCTTTATGAGGGATTGCACTTTTCTAAATTTGATTCTCTGTTTGAGGTTCTGTCCTACGAATTTTCTGATGTTTTTGATGAACTCGATTATCGCGATTTTGCACTCAAGATCCTTCCAAAATGCCAGGAATGCTTTGACCATTATGAATTGACTGATGATTTTGCCTATACAACTGATTACGATCTGCTGTATACTGAGTTAACAGGTTTTATTGCTATTTGGATTGAGCAAAATGGTATTCGATAA
- a CDS encoding type IA DNA topoisomerase: protein MKAIIAEKPSVAYELARIVGATDKKDGYCEGGGFLVTWALGHLVGLAMPEDYGIKGFSRESLPIIPSRFKLIGRKIKSGKGLIVDEGSKRQLAVVETVFKRCESIIVATDAGREGEVIFRFIYQYLGCTKPFERLWINSLTEKAIIDGFKNLLPGSDFNGLFLAGKQRSECDWLVGINATQALTVALGDGLFSLGRVQTPTLALICQRFLACESFEVKNYFQLELSSIKEGTRIKSFSTDKFEDKEKAESVRRILQRVGVAEVKQVEKKAGTSQAPLLFDLTGLQKEANKKLGYSAQRTLEIAQQLYEKKFITYPRTGSKYIPEDVWPEIPALILALGSRSSCKDSVDTIKWERYNRHIVNDVKVTDHHGILITENIPTRLNADEDVLYDIIARRVLEAISPACHKEITNVKFGILHYDFDLKVVKIVSAGWKIVNGDFDEEGDDLVTDFPDLQVGIQVKIDSLEVLSKKTKPPTLYTEADLLHKMENIGSMVENGQERKILKSLGIGTPATRAAVIETLFDRGYVKRESKAIVPTDKGMLVYEIVADKKIADAAMTAQWEIAFEKIENGQLDAGIFHAEVELMVQEITNELLNSRRKSANTVHLSCPKCSSAVMLREKIIKCTDEECGWKLFRNICGVQLQYKEIEALLTKRRTPLIKKMVGRNKKPFSAYILLDGSGSTTFEFEEKKKHKYK, encoded by the coding sequence ATGAAAGCAATTATTGCGGAAAAGCCCTCAGTAGCTTATGAGCTTGCACGTATTGTAGGTGCAACAGATAAAAAAGACGGATATTGTGAAGGCGGAGGTTTTCTGGTGACCTGGGCACTGGGACATCTAGTAGGTCTTGCTATGCCGGAAGATTATGGGATTAAGGGATTCAGTAGGGAATCCCTTCCCATTATTCCATCAAGATTCAAATTAATAGGAAGAAAAATAAAGTCGGGTAAAGGCCTTATTGTTGATGAGGGATCAAAACGGCAGCTTGCAGTAGTTGAGACTGTATTTAAGCGGTGCGAAAGTATAATCGTGGCGACTGATGCAGGACGTGAGGGCGAAGTTATCTTCCGGTTTATCTATCAATATCTCGGCTGCACAAAGCCCTTTGAGCGACTTTGGATTAACAGCCTTACTGAAAAGGCCATAATCGATGGATTCAAAAATCTCTTGCCGGGAAGCGATTTCAATGGTCTTTTTCTAGCCGGTAAGCAGCGGTCTGAATGCGATTGGCTTGTAGGAATCAATGCTACGCAGGCGCTGACCGTTGCCTTAGGTGATGGACTTTTTTCTCTTGGAAGGGTACAGACGCCCACTCTTGCATTAATTTGTCAGCGTTTTCTAGCGTGTGAATCATTTGAGGTTAAAAACTACTTTCAGCTTGAACTTTCTTCTATAAAAGAAGGTACTCGTATTAAGAGTTTTTCGACAGATAAGTTTGAAGATAAAGAAAAAGCTGAATCAGTAAGGAGGATTTTGCAACGTGTCGGAGTGGCAGAAGTGAAACAGGTAGAAAAGAAAGCTGGCACAAGTCAAGCGCCACTTCTATTTGATCTGACAGGACTGCAGAAAGAGGCAAATAAAAAGCTCGGTTACTCTGCTCAGCGGACCCTGGAAATCGCCCAGCAGCTTTACGAAAAGAAATTTATAACCTATCCTCGAACAGGATCCAAATATATTCCCGAAGATGTCTGGCCTGAAATACCCGCACTGATTCTTGCCTTAGGTTCTCGATCTTCCTGCAAAGATTCTGTTGATACCATCAAGTGGGAACGCTACAACAGACATATTGTAAATGATGTCAAAGTCACAGACCATCATGGTATACTGATTACTGAAAATATTCCGACCCGATTGAACGCTGACGAGGATGTTCTCTATGATATAATCGCCAGGCGCGTGCTGGAAGCTATTTCGCCTGCATGCCATAAAGAAATCACAAATGTGAAATTTGGTATTCTCCATTATGATTTCGATTTGAAGGTTGTCAAAATTGTTTCTGCAGGGTGGAAAATTGTCAACGGTGATTTTGATGAGGAAGGTGATGATCTGGTTACCGATTTTCCAGATTTGCAAGTAGGAATCCAGGTTAAAATAGACAGTTTAGAGGTACTTTCAAAGAAAACCAAACCTCCAACACTATACACGGAAGCTGATCTGCTTCATAAGATGGAAAATATTGGTTCTATGGTAGAAAATGGACAGGAGCGCAAGATCCTCAAAAGCTTAGGTATAGGAACGCCGGCAACAAGAGCTGCTGTGATTGAAACCTTATTTGACCGCGGGTACGTCAAAAGAGAAAGCAAGGCTATTGTTCCTACAGATAAGGGGATGCTTGTTTACGAAATTGTAGCCGATAAGAAAATTGCTGATGCGGCAATGACTGCGCAGTGGGAAATTGCATTTGAAAAAATCGAAAATGGCCAACTGGATGCCGGGATTTTTCATGCTGAGGTAGAGCTGATGGTACAGGAGATCACCAATGAGCTATTGAATTCTAGAAGAAAATCAGCAAATACCGTACATCTAAGCTGCCCTAAATGCAGTTCTGCTGTAATGCTCCGTGAAAAAATAATAAAATGCACAGATGAGGAGTGTGGCTGGAAATTATTCCGAAACATTTGTGGTGTCCAGTTACAATACAAAGAAATTGAAGCGCTTTTAACAAAACGGCGAACACCTTTAATAAAAAAAATGGTGGGTAGAAATAAGAAACCATTTAGCGCTTATATTTTACTGGACGGATCTGGTTCGACCACTTTTGAATTTGAAGAAAAAAAGAAACATAAATACAAATAG
- a CDS encoding DUF4099 domain-containing protein, which translates to MNEQTISKENQPQQVLEALSDILLVLDKKKNRIEAVKGMDEEGNLQTSTPKKSNLLDFMRVDKGDAISNFFSNFWRRLNDPLSFRFFRSPEINLDEVAKKLQKAIDHPTPEGIKLLDALEIKYDNKLNNKNMETNQTSEGTAPATESRPHKYNAQEIDWTSLEKLNLNRELLEKNGQLEKLLKGYKSDGIYRLEGNFDGVVMKGDARLSLRKVQDKVVVMAHGVRVEPDLKNQFYGHSFTAEDRDNLKKTGNMGRVAELTNYSDGSKVKALISIDKLTNEVVSFPVDLIKISEKFGGVKLSPEQKAELLEGKQVLVEGMVNSKTGEVFNQHLQYNADAKKLVFVGQGESQQQAQVEGIPDEFRGKVLDEKEKKLLQDGEVIHVKDIVNKEGTKLYSGYVWQNKESGRLEFDFDHPNQEKSQKQTEKQGRVQEKEETSTNKNAVQNGTVKKENIRKQKMN; encoded by the coding sequence ATGAACGAACAAACTATTTCTAAAGAAAACCAGCCGCAGCAAGTACTTGAAGCTCTTTCCGATATTCTTTTAGTACTTGATAAAAAGAAGAACCGTATCGAGGCGGTAAAGGGTATGGATGAGGAAGGGAATCTGCAAACTTCTACACCTAAGAAGTCAAATCTTCTGGATTTTATGCGTGTGGATAAGGGGGACGCTATAAGCAATTTCTTTTCGAACTTCTGGCGCCGGCTCAATGATCCATTATCCTTCCGGTTTTTCAGGTCTCCTGAAATTAATCTGGATGAAGTTGCTAAGAAGCTACAGAAAGCCATTGACCATCCCACTCCCGAGGGTATTAAGCTTCTTGATGCACTTGAAATCAAATATGACAATAAGTTAAATAATAAAAATATGGAAACAAATCAAACATCGGAGGGCACAGCGCCCGCAACGGAGAGTAGACCTCATAAGTACAATGCTCAGGAGATCGACTGGACATCACTTGAAAAACTGAATTTAAATCGTGAACTGCTTGAAAAAAACGGACAACTTGAGAAACTGCTGAAAGGGTATAAATCTGATGGGATTTACCGACTTGAAGGGAATTTTGATGGTGTTGTGATGAAAGGAGATGCACGGCTTTCATTACGGAAAGTACAGGACAAAGTTGTCGTGATGGCTCATGGAGTCCGAGTGGAACCAGATCTTAAAAATCAGTTTTATGGCCATTCTTTTACAGCTGAGGATCGGGATAATTTAAAGAAAACAGGGAACATGGGGCGCGTTGCGGAACTTACAAATTATTCCGACGGTTCGAAGGTGAAGGCTCTCATTAGTATTGACAAATTAACCAATGAGGTTGTGTCCTTTCCAGTAGATCTGATCAAGATCAGTGAAAAATTTGGTGGTGTGAAACTCAGTCCGGAGCAAAAAGCTGAACTGCTGGAGGGTAAACAGGTCCTTGTGGAAGGTATGGTAAACTCGAAGACGGGAGAAGTCTTCAATCAGCATCTACAATATAACGCCGACGCGAAAAAACTTGTTTTTGTCGGACAGGGCGAGAGCCAACAACAGGCGCAGGTTGAGGGCATCCCTGATGAATTTAGAGGTAAAGTTTTGGATGAAAAGGAAAAGAAGCTTTTGCAGGATGGTGAAGTGATTCATGTGAAAGATATTGTCAATAAAGAAGGCACAAAACTTTACTCAGGCTATGTCTGGCAAAATAAAGAGAGCGGAAGATTAGAATTCGATTTTGATCATCCCAATCAGGAAAAATCTCAAAAACAGACAGAGAAACAGGGGCGAGTGCAAGAAAAAGAGGAGACTTCTACGAATAAAAATGCGGTTCAGAACGGTACTGTGAAGAAGGAAAATATCAGAAAACAAAAAATGAATTGA
- a CDS encoding helix-turn-helix domain-containing protein: MNIDRVEFLNWMERIMKRFDVLAGDIENREKKRLSIDGEELLDNQDVLQMLKITYRCLQRYRTIGKIKYFTISGKVFYKSSDVHQFIRDSYHGGKYTPM; encoded by the coding sequence ATGAATATTGACAGAGTTGAATTTTTGAATTGGATGGAACGAATCATGAAAAGATTCGACGTCCTTGCCGGTGATATCGAAAATAGAGAAAAGAAAAGGCTCAGTATCGACGGCGAAGAATTATTGGACAACCAGGACGTTCTGCAAATGTTAAAGATAACATACCGTTGTCTGCAACGCTACCGTACCATCGGTAAGATCAAATACTTTACAATTAGTGGAAAAGTGTTCTACAAAAGTTCTGACGTCCACCAGTTTATCCGTGACAGTTACCATGGGGGAAAGTATACGCCTATGTAG
- a CDS encoding RteC domain-containing protein, whose protein sequence is MKQAYKNILLTIEKEEINVSRSTRSAIDEAFHMVSFLDKTLTELKAQISQKGFESILDEIIFFKRVKPEILGRLMFYNKVVKIEAYSPLNSELTGAYYTEQLKLLNKEYKKNIASSDFYSYYRTGRSDKDEFYYRLGNINYFDGVDSFFFEVDRDFSTYYDYKVAQIKAYDLYHSYLSGKFNRVEPTNNDDFDISEDAEFSWTDSKNALIELIYALHISRSVSNGRVGIRKISQLFEDIFEVSLGDIHHAFYQMKFRAGQRARFLHSLKYNLEQYMDNDL, encoded by the coding sequence AAGGAAGAGATAAATGTATCAAGGAGTACAAGGAGTGCTATTGATGAAGCTTTCCACATGGTTTCATTTCTTGATAAGACTCTAACCGAATTAAAAGCACAAATCAGTCAGAAAGGTTTTGAGAGTATTCTGGACGAAATTATTTTTTTTAAAAGAGTTAAACCGGAAATTCTGGGCAGGCTTATGTTTTACAATAAGGTAGTAAAAATTGAAGCATATAGCCCTTTAAATTCGGAATTAACCGGCGCCTACTATACGGAGCAGCTTAAGCTACTCAACAAGGAATATAAAAAAAATATAGCTTCTTCAGATTTTTACAGTTATTATCGTACCGGTAGGTCAGACAAAGATGAGTTCTATTATAGACTAGGAAATATAAACTACTTTGATGGAGTAGATAGCTTCTTCTTTGAGGTTGACAGGGATTTTTCGACTTATTACGATTATAAGGTCGCGCAGATCAAGGCTTACGATCTTTATCATTCTTACCTTTCGGGAAAATTCAACAGAGTCGAACCTACAAATAACGATGATTTCGATATCAGTGAAGATGCCGAATTTTCGTGGACTGATTCAAAGAATGCTCTAATTGAGCTTATCTATGCCCTTCACATTTCAAGAAGTGTTTCAAATGGCCGTGTTGGAATTCGGAAAATCAGCCAGCTCTTTGAGGATATATTTGAGGTAAGTCTCGGTGACATTCATCATGCGTTTTACCAGATGAAATTTAGAGCAGGACAAAGAGCCCGCTTTCTACATTCGCTAAAATACAATCTTGAACAATATATGGACAATGATTTATAG